The nucleotide sequence GGTCTGCTCATGTAACAGTGTTGAATAGGAGTGATATTCTCTCCCCACCAAGTTACagctgaatttaaaaatatattcccaCATTTGCTAACTACCAATTCAacttaaaacaaaaccagaaaacagGCAGAGAGACTAGAAAGACTTTAGCAGGACCCCCTACAAGCTGTGTTTAATACCTGTAAGCCCTTCCAAGCTTTGGTCAGGTAGCAGTGATCAGAAAAAATTTCAACCCTTAGCTAGCATTTGTATCACATATTAAACTCCCTACTAGAAAGTGTAGTTTTATATGGCTATAAATATATTCAATACCTGCATTCTGCAGTggaatcttcccccccccccccaaaggctTGGAAACAGCAAGTCTAAAACCCCTcctcagactagacaatcatgcCATCTGTTAAGGACTGGTGGCTTAGCAGCTGCTACATGCAGCAATGCTAGTGAGTCTTACAGGATGTACAGGGTTATAAGACAGCTCAAGGGTACAGAAATCTGGAGCATAAAGGAGAATCAAGATGCTTGCTCTGTAACTCCAAGGCAAGTCTTATCAGATAAGCCTGTTTACTTTGACCTAGAAGGAAGAGAGGTCTGCCTCTGACAATAGGGAAGCCTTACAGGTGCAAGACAGTGGTTTTTGTTTGTATAATGAGGCACACCTTCCCACCTTAACACAGATTAAAGTATGTTGAAATGCATGTTCATGTATCATCCCATCTCAGTGGATGAATGTGcagactcctccccccaccactgtgTATAGGACAAAAGCAGATTTCCAATGCTcagccactcagctctgaagagATTAAGGAGCTCTCATCTTCacccaatattttatttttagatttaatCAACAGGATACTCAGcatgtacaaaaaaaatcaaatataaaacaaGGCCTTGCATAAACATGGAAACTTATGGAAAAGTTAACAGAAAACGATGGAAAGGACGAAGTGTTTAGCACAGAGATCTTAATTTTCAATGCCAGATTTTTCCTGTATGAAATGAGATTGCAGGTGGCTATCCTAGAGACTTCAGAACATCTACAAATCCTCATTCCTTTTTCCATGAAGGTCAGAGATGCAAGTCTCATCTCCTGCTTTCCTGGGAGGGTCCCAGTCCATGAACCATCCTTCACAAGTTACCATCTAACGCTTCCTGAACGCAACCCGCTTTACCACATTCTGGGCTCCAAATTTTGCTATTAATTTGCTTCTGAGATTTTCATCTACTTTTTGCAAATCTAAATCATCCTGTCTGCTCCATATAGGATATCCATCCAAGCGCTGGCTGTTATGTAAGAAGTAGGAAGTGGCCTCCACTTCACCACTGTTTTTCAGAAAGGCTTGTATAACAGTTGAGAGGTCCATGCTGAATTCCTCCATGAAGTGCTGTACTGTCTTCACTGCATCTGCCACCTCTGTGGGGGAAGGGCAAGTCCTTATGGGATTTTCCTCCTCTTGAGGCGGAGTTTCAGTTATAGCAGAGTCCTCAGCAGTTACCCATTCCTTCAGTTCCATTTTCTGACTGGAGGCTATTTTTTCAGGGGACTTCGGCTCTTCATCTTTTGCCGGATTTTCTTCCTGAAGGTCAGAGGTCTCATTTTCTGACTAGGAATAGAAGTTAGGGTGAGTGACATTCCACTATAACTCAGTCACACAAAACTGCGAAATTAGGAGTCCAGAGCAGTgctgtcctcccctcctcccatatGAATCCTTCTAAAGTATACTGATGTGTTGAACATAATACCTGTGCACAATAAAATCCAATAATCCAAGTACAGCAATGCACAGCACCAAGGATATAGTGGAATGTGGAAAGGCAGGAGACAAGGGATAGGATTTAAATAAACTAAAATCTAACCAGTCAAAAATAAATTTGTCATTCTGAATTGTGTAAATCTGCTCAAGGCTCACACTCGCCTTGTGATACTAAAGCCTTGTCTAAAcggccactttacagcactgaaactttctcgctcaggggtatgaccccccccaccccccgcaatgcaagtttcagtgctgtaaagtggtggtgtagacagtgccccagtgctGGACGCtgcgctcccagcgctggtggcgggtttttttgttgtttaacagcactgagagagctctctcccagcgctggtgctgcaactacacagccacgttaaagtgttgccacagcagcactttaacgttgaTAGGGAAGGCATACCCTTAGTGAATCACTCCCTGCTTGCCAATGGAGCCTTAACACTTACAACTTAACTCAAGGTGACGGTGATGTGCAGATGACCATTCTTTATCAACCATGTTTGGTCTCTAACATCCTCCAAGTATCTGGACACAGGGTCAAATTGGAAAAAATTAGTCATGCTCTTTTTACTTGATATGCCACGACACACCATTCATAGTAAGTTGTGTAGTTAATAATATCCTTCCATGCTTTAGCTAGCTGTGtaaaagtttaaaatgttgacactAAGACGTTTTCTAGGTGTTAACTCAGATGACTGACTATCTGGGAATCAATTGACTAGTCATAGTTTTGTAATTAATCTTAAATTGGAATAGAACTTGGTAAACATTTATTGCTGCTGAAGCTATTTTTGCTTCTTCATTATTAAAATGTAAGCCATTGGTATAAAAAAAAGCATGCTGTACCCCCATTAAGCTGTAATTGCCGAGCTAGAGAGCATAAATCTGCACCTGTGAATTAGAGAAAAATGCTTCACAGGATGGCATGCTCCAGATGCTGAGTCTTACACAAAGGCATTTtagccatattttttttttttatttcagtcagTTCTGGGTAATTCTAAGAAGCAGTTTGTAAATTTATAACCATGAATGTCTGATGGTCATTCTCCAGGGAGATGTCTGGTGTAACCCATGTACTTATAACTTTATTGGAAAGGATGGGGTGTGTGCGCATAcgtgtatatacatatatttattttgcCAATACTATCCTCTCTTTGGCACCAACACAAGACTCTACTCCCTCTCTGCTACCTTGATATACCAACCTGTTCTGACTAACCTCTGTATTGTTTTCCCCCAGCCACTGGTCCCGTTGTTTTTCATGCCATACAGATATTGCACCCAGCTGATTTACCACCACTGTCAATTCCTGATTCAATGGTCAAGCTGAAAAGCATCAGAAGTGGGAAGCAGTCTTGGGAATGGTAAAGGTTTTAATTAGCAGGCAGGGCAGGCCTTGCTGTAAGCAGGGGCCCCAATATAGCCAGCTGCTGAAAACTCCTTTATCCCTGAACTAGCACACCCTAATTAATGTTACTACAAAGTCGTAAAAAGAATCAGCATCCTGGTGGTGTTCACACAGAAACAAAGTCATATTTAAGATTAAAATTACTTATGAAGGCTTAAGTACATCTGAAGTTTCACTAGTTTGGGATTTTAATCTATACATCATAAAGCGTTCAACACATCTGTGTGATCACATTATGCAGATATAGCTGTCCAACTATGAATGTATACCTCACTGTCTTCAAATTCTTTGTTAGCCAGCTGGAAAAGGCTACCCCCTTTTGTTAATTGGTCTTGAACCACTCCTTGGGGTATATCGGCTACTTCCTTCCTCCAAAActctgttagagagagagagaacattagCATTTGTTATGCAACTGCAATGCTAATCATGACTTCAGATTACATTTCACATCCTACTGCCTGCTACGATTAATCAGTTTGGTAGTCTTCTAATCACTCTGAAAAGGTAAGAAGAAACTCATGTTCTGGCAGAGTTAGTGGTTTCTGTCCAGATGAGGTATAGAGTGAGGAAGTAATGGGTCTGCAACAACCATCTATGTTCAGTTTTAATAAAGATTCTAGGCGTGATCCAAGGAATTAAACCAGTAAATATTACACTTGCCAAAAACATCACATATCAACCAACCCCAATTCATTCCCAGAGCACCATCCATCCGGTGCACTGAAACTATCACATCATTAAGACAACCTGCATCTGCACAAGGAAGCCAAAGGAAAGCCACCTGTATGACTTGaaatctggcatttccaaacttttaaTGTTACAAAGTCAAGAACTCAGTGCTCCTTAGATGTTTTACAGAACAGACTTATAAACTATAAGTTCAGAAGGGACAAAcatgatcatctattctgacctcctgcacattgtaggccacagaacctaaGCCACCCATTCCTggaatagacccctaacctctggctgagttattgaagtcctcaaatcatggtttaaaggcttTAAGTTACAAAGAAtgcaccatttacactagtttaaacccacaagtgacctgtgccctatgctgcagaggaaggcaaaaagtaTGTCAGCGTAGGTACTCTAACTTTCTGAGAGGTGGTAGTTACATTGACGGGAGAAAACCTCCTGTCAACGTAGTGTTGTCTATGCTGGGGGTTAGGTTAGTATAACTACATCCATACCCCTGAGACACAttgttacactgacctaagttcCTTGTGTAGACCAAACCTCAATAGCTTGTGGCAATGAATTAACAGCTTAACTGTTAagataaatatttcctttgatcaATTTTAAATTTGCCATCTTTCATGTCCTTGTATTATGATAGGAAAATTAGCATTACCCAGTTTATTTTTACTACACCACTTATTTTGTATAATATCTATTGTACCTTCCTACTCAACTCTTCTCTAAACAGACACAgtgttttctctctcctcacaTGAAAGCCTTTCCACACTAATTTCACTGCCCATCTGATCTTTGTGCTCTCTTTCTCAAGACAATCTACCAGAATTGAACAAAGGATTCCTGCAGATGTCATGCCATTACATTATGATTTAATTCTGTTCAGCCTAAATTATAATGAAAAGCTCCCAGGTGTGCCTATTACACTGTGGAACAGTTTCTCTAAGGAATGTGGGGGTAACTCCAGGCTTGGGGCATTTCCAGCCAGACTCCCCAAAGCACTGTAAGGAAGAGCCTAGTGGAGGAAACACTAGATCTACTGCAGCTTTTGCAGCTCAGGTTTCTAGGATTTCATGAGGACAGGTCACGGAGGTGTATTTACCAGCTGTGTACCGGCTATGCTCCCCTAACCCAATGGCTGAAGGAATGCTGGTCTACACGGCTGACCcaagtgcttgcaggcagggtcGGCGCTTGTCCCCACGGCACACACCGGTGGAGAGACTACACGCGGCAGCGGCAGAGCCGGGAACGAAGCCCAGCAAGTCTCTGCCTCCCGagggcccgccccgcccccgctcatCCGCACCGCTGTCCGCCGGCTGCCAGGCGCTCCGGGGGAGGCCGCGGGGCGGCGCGGGGCCGGGCCCGCCCAGCAGGTACTTGTGCTCCTGGCCCCGCAGGCGCCGCAGGTAGCGGTCCCGCATGGCTTGCCAGGAGTGCGGCGTCAGGCGGGCCCGCTCCATCTCCTTCCAGAGCGCGGTGCCGGTGACGCTGCCCTGCGCCCGGCCCCGCACGTGCAGCAGGATGGCCTCGTCCTCTGAGCCCGTGAAGGCAGAGCGGCCGGCCCGGGCCCCGGCCGGGACCGGGGCCGGGGCCGCCGCCAGCCGCCAGCGCTCCAGCGGCAGCCGCTCGTTGCTCTCCACGCAGCGCCGCACGTACTCGCTGGAGACGAAGTTGCCCGTGGCCCCCCGCTCGTCGGGCTGGGCCAGCAGCACCGCGCCCGGCTCCTGCACGCGGCAAAGGCGCCCGCCGCCCGCCAGGATCAGCGGCGCGAGCTGCAGCTTGGCGGGCCCGGGCCGCACGTAGAAGCGCATGGGGCTGCCATCGTCCTGCAGGAACAGCGTCCGCGAGCGAGCGGGGCCCGCGCGCTCCAAGGCCATGGGCGGGCGCCGCCGACGCGCGGCTCGGCTCGCACTCGGAGCCTTCCCGCCACCCAGGGTGCGCGCGCCTCTCTGCGCACGCGCCTAAACCAGgctgctgccccgccccctcccaaatGGTCTCTGACCCGGAAGTGCTCCTTCTCTCTCGGCCCGGCCGGGAAGATGGAGGCGGCGACCGGTGCTGCTCCGGCTGGTGACATGGCGGAGGCTGAGGCCCCTCTTAGCAAAAAGTGAGAGTGCGGGGTCGGGGGCCGGTGCCCGGGGCTGGGACCCAGCGGGAGGACCCGGGCGGGGCCCCGGGAGGCGCTGCCCGTCGCTGACCGGTGTCTGTTTCCTACCAGGTGACGGTCTCTAGAGCCGGGCGCTCGCGCCATGCTGAGCCCCGCAGCTGTTCGGCTCCTTGGGGGCCGCTTTGGCTGGGTCTGGCGGGCTCGGCAGCTCCGCGCCGCCTGCCCCGCGCTCCGAAGGCTCCAGGCACTTCATGACCAAAGAAGGTTGGTGATTTGTTGCTCTCGTCTCGAGTGTCGCCACCTGCTTTCTCGTGAAGTCCCTGTCCGGGGTGCTACGGGTGGGGGCGAGTGTCTTGCGGAGTCAGTGACCCTTCCTGAGGAATCTCCCTCTCATGGAATTCCCTCCCCCCTTTGCCTGGGGGCCCTTGGGCATCCTAGAAACCTTTGTGCTTTGGCATTTGTCTGTGGAGCATGTGGTAGAGTGGAGGTCCTGCAGTGTTTAAGGCCCAGAtgctcaaaggcatttaggctctttctggtttcagagtagcagccgtgttagtctgtattcgcaaaaagaaaaggaggacttgtggcaccttagagactaaccaatttatttgagcatgagctttcgtgagccacagctcacttcatcagatgcaaccgatgtagctcacgaaagcttatgctcaaataaattggttagtctctaaggtgccacaagtactcctttatttTAGGCTGTTTCTATCTTTCATTTCCTTCAGTGGAGGTTAGGAGCTAAATACTTttcagaatctgggcctaagtagGTTACAGATATGCATGGTGATTGTTATAGACTGAAGACTCTAAACTGGAGACTCTAAATCTGTCATGCCCAGGGCGAAAACACTCTAGTTACTTCAAACTGTACTGTAATTATCCTTGGTGCTTTGCTCACTGAAGACTTTTACCTTATTTTGATTGTTATGCAAAGTTTctagggcaacaaaatggcagatgacatttaatgttgataaatgaaaagtaatgctttcagggttccctcccaactctgaactctagggtacagatgtggggacctgcatgaaagaccccataagcttatttctaccaacttaggttaaaacttccccaaagcacaaattctttgcccttggagggtatgctgccaccaccacgtgatttaacaaagaatcagggaaaggaccacttggagttcctattcccccaaaatattctcccaagcccttacacctcctttcctggggaggcttgagaatactatcctaaccaattggttacaaagtgatcacagacccaaacccctgggtcttaggacaatagagaaatcagtcaggttcttaaaagaaggattttattttttttttaaaaaaaggtaataatcacctctgtaaaatcaggatggaaaataactttacagggtaacaaaagattcaaaaacacagcagaacttcctctctgcttagtttcaaagttacaaaaaacaggaataaacctccttccagcaaaggaaaaattcacaagcagaacaaaagataatccaACACGCCTTatctggcttttacttacaattttttgtaacatgagagacttttaggatgatttataggaggagttttctgacctgatgcttctctgcttcccaagagaacacacacaacaaagcctcccccccccccaagatctgaaagtatcttctttccccattggtccttttggtcaggtgccaaccaggttatttaaGCTTCTTAACctcttacaggtaaggaggaattctaggctacccttagctgtatggttatgacaaatgcacattggaaaacataattctaactatacatatacaatgatggggtcaaaattagttgttaccactcaagaaagagatcttggagtcattgtggatagttctctgaaatcatccattcaaagtgcagcggcagtcaaaaaagctaacagaat is from Caretta caretta isolate rCarCar2 chromosome 12, rCarCar1.hap1, whole genome shotgun sequence and encodes:
- the TERF2IP gene encoding telomeric repeat-binding factor 2-interacting protein 1, with the translated sequence MALERAGPARSRTLFLQDDGSPMRFYVRPGPAKLQLAPLILAGGGRLCRVQEPGAVLLAQPDERGATGNFVSSEYVRRCVESNERLPLERWRLAAAPAPVPAGARAGRSAFTGSEDEAILLHVRGRAQGSVTGTALWKEMERARLTPHSWQAMRDRYLRRLRGQEHKYLLGGPGPAPPRGLPRSAWQPADSGAEFWRKEVADIPQGVVQDQLTKGGSLFQLANKEFEDSESENETSDLQEENPAKDEEPKSPEKIASSQKMELKEWVTAEDSAITETPPQEEENPIRTCPSPTEVADAVKTVQHFMEEFSMDLSTVIQAFLKNSGEVEATSYFLHNSQRLDGYPIWSRQDDLDLQKVDENLRSKLIAKFGAQNVVKRVAFRKR